The following coding sequences lie in one Rhinolophus ferrumequinum isolate MPI-CBG mRhiFer1 chromosome 14, mRhiFer1_v1.p, whole genome shotgun sequence genomic window:
- the DECR1 gene encoding 2,4-dienoyl-CoA reductase [(3E)-enoyl-CoA-producing], mitochondrial produces MSLLGWVSFAPGRCPRRFFSYGTKILYQNSEAFQSKFFPPLQKAMLPPNSFQGKVAFITGGGTGLGKGMTTLLSSLGAQCVIASRKIDVLKTTAEQISSQTGNKVHAVQCDVRDPDRVHSAVSELISIAGLPDIVINNAAGNFISPTERLSSNAWKTITDIVLNGTAFVTLEIGKQLIKAQKGAAFLAITTIYAESGSGFVVPSASAKAGVEALNKSLAAEWGKYGIRFNVIQPGPIKTKGAFSRLDPTGAFEKEMIDRIPCGRLGTVEELANLAAFLCSDYASWINGAVIRFDGGEEVFISGEFNSLKKVTKEQWDTIEGLIRKTKGS; encoded by the exons tttttcagttaTGGAACGAAAATATTGTATCAAAACAGTGAGGCTTTTCAGTCTAAGTTCTTTCCACCCCTTCAAAAAGCGATGCTACCACCGAACAGTTTCCAAGGCAAAGTGGCATTCATTACCGGGGGAGGCACTGGCCTGGGAAAAGGAATGACCACTCTCCTGTCCAGCCTGGGTGCACAGTGTGTGATCGCCAGCCG aaAGATTGATGTTTTGAAAACTACTGCAGAACAGATTTCTTCTCAAACTGGAAATAAG GTTCATGCAGTCCAGTGTGACGTGAGGGACCCCGACAGGGTTCACAGCGCAGTGTCTGAGCTGATCAGCATCGCGGGGCTTCCCGAT ATCGTGATAAACAATGCAGcaggaaattttatttctcccaCCGAAAGACTGTCTTCCAACGCGTGGAAGACCATAACCGACATAGTGCTGAATGGCACGGCCTTCGTGACACTGGAAATTGGAAAGCAACTAATTAAAGCACAGAAAG GGGCAGCATTCCTTGCTATCACCACCATCTACGCTGAGAGTGGGTCGGGCTTTGTAGTACCCAGTGCTTCTGCCAAAGCAGGAGTGGAAGCCCTGAACAA gtcTCTTGCCGCTGAGTGGGGTAAATATGGAATACGATTCAATGTGATCCAACCAGGGCCCATAAAAACCAAA GGTGCCTTTAGCCGTCTTGACCCAACTGGAgcatttgagaaagaaatgatCGACCGAATCCCCTGTGGTCGGCTGGGAACTGTGGAAGAACTTGCAAATCTTGCTGCTTTCCTGTGTAGCGATTATGCTTCTTGGATTAATGGAGCA gtcATTAGATTTGATGGTGGAGAGGAAGTATTTATTTCGGGTGAATTCAACTCTCTGAAGAAG GTCACCAAGGAACAGTGGGACACCATAGAAGGACTGATCAGGAAGACAAAAGGCTCCTAA